The following are encoded together in the Peromyscus leucopus breed LL Stock chromosome 1, UCI_PerLeu_2.1, whole genome shotgun sequence genome:
- the B4galnt4 gene encoding N-acetyl-beta-glucosaminyl-glycoprotein 4-beta-N-acetylgalactosaminyltransferase 1 isoform X2, whose product MLFPGGARKPPPLNLTHQTPPWREEFKGQVNLHVFEDWCGGAVGHLRRNLHFPLFPHTRTTVTKLAVSPKWKNYGLRIFGFIHPARDGDIQFSVASDDNSEFWLSLDESPAAAQLVAFVGKTGSEWTAPGEFTKFSSQVSKPRRLMASRRYYFELLHKQDDKGSDHVEVGWRAFLPGLKFEIIGSAHISLYTDESSLKMDHVTHVPQSPASYVGGYPAHEEPSADMLRPDPRDTFFLTPRMEPLSLENVLEPCAYAPTYVLKDFPIARYQGLQFVYLSFIYPNDHTRLTHMETENKCFYRESPLYLERFGFYKYMKMDKEEDEEEEEVQRRAFLFLNPDDFLDDEDEQELLDSLEPSDASLRQSHGTPTPAASTGTTATPTPPTTSPLDEQTPRHSRALNWAPRPLPLFLGRAPPPRTVEKSPSKVYVTRVRPGQRASPKALRDSPWPPFPGVFLRPKPLPRVQLRMPPHPPRTQGYRTSGPKITELKAPVRAQTTQEGKLHGQGLMVPTVDLNSSVETQPVTSFLSLSQVSRPQLPGEGEEGEDDGAPGDEATSEDSEEEEEQAAGRPLGRWREDAIDWQRTFSVGAMDFELLRSDWNDLRCNVSGNLQLPEAEAVDVVAQYMERLNARHGGRFSLLRIVNVEKRRDSARGSRFLLELELQERGGGRQRLSEYVFLRLPGARIGDEDAESPEPPPAPSIRSDSRPELCRPLHLAWRQDVMVHFIVPVKNQARWVVQFLADMTALHVHTGDSHFNIILVDFESEDMDVERALRAAQLPRYQYLRRTGNFERSAGLQTGVDAVEDPSSIVFLCDLHIHFPPNILDSIRKHCVEGKLAFAPVVMRLGCGSSPWNPHGYWEVNGFGLFGIYKSDFDRVGGMNTEEFRDRWGGEDWELLDRVLQAGLEVERLRLRHFYHHYHSKRGMWATRSRKGARTQRS is encoded by the exons ATGCTGTTTCCTGGAGGAGCTAGGAAGCCACCACCACTGAACCTCACTCACCAGACACCTCCATGGCGGGAAGAG TTCAAGGGACAGGTGAACCTGCACGTATTTGAGGACTGGTGTGGGGGTGCTGTGGGCCACCTGAGAAGGAACCTGCACTTCCCGCTCTTTCCTCAT ACTCGCACCACTGTGACAAAGTTAGCCGTGTCCCCTAAGTGGAAGAACTATGGACTCCGGATTTTTGGCTTCATCCACCCAGCCAGAGATG GAGACATCCAGTTCTCTGTGGCTTCGGATGACAACTCTGAGTTCTGGCTGAGCTTGGACGAGAGCCCAGCAGCTGCCCAGCTTGTAGCCTTTGTGGGCAAG ACTGGCTCTGAGTGGACAGCACCTGGAGAATtcaccaagttcagttcccaggtgTCTAAGCCGCGGCG GCTCATGGCCTCCCGGAGATACTACTTCGAACTGCTTCACAAGCAAGACGACAAGGGCTCAGACCATGTGGAAGTGGGT TGGCGAGCTTTCCTGCCTGGTCTGAAGTTCGAGATCATTGGCTCTGCTCACATTTCCCTGTACACAG ATGAGTCATCTCTGAAGATGGACCATGTGACCcatgtgcctcagtctcccgccAGCTATGTTGGGGGATACCCAGCACACGAGGAACCCAGTGCCGACATGCTGCGGCCAGATCCCAGGGACACCTTCTTCCTCA CCCCTCGGATGGAACCCCTGAGCCTGGAGAATGTCCTGGAGCCCTGTGCCTATGCGCCTACCTATGTCCTCAAGGATTTTCCCATAGCCAGATACCAAGGACTACAGTTT GTGTACCTGTCCTTCATCTATCCCAATGACCACACCCGTCTCACTCACATGGAGACCGAGAACAAATGCTTCTACCGTGAATCCCCACTATACCTGGAAAG GTTTGGGTTCTATAAATACATGAAGATGGACAAGGAggaagacgaggaggaggaggaagttcaGCGtagagccttcctcttcctcaaccCAGATG ACTTCCTGGATGATGAGGATGAGCAGGAACTGTTAGACAGTCTGGAGCCCTCGGATGCATCCCTCCGGCAGAGCCACgggacccccaccccagcagcctcCACTGGGACTACAGCCACCCCTACCCCACCTACAACcagtcctctggatgagcagacCCCCAGACACTCCCGGGCACTGAATTGGGCCCCACGTCCCCTGCCCCTCTTCTTGGGGAGAGCTCCACCTCCCCGAACTGTGGAGAAGTCTCCCTCAAAGGTGTATGTGACCAGGGTGCGACCTGGGCAGCGGGCTTCCCCAAAGGCACTGAGAGACTCACCCTGGCCGCCCTTCCCTGGCGTCTTCCTACGTCCCAAACCTCTGCCCAGAGTGCAGCTGCGGATGCCCCCACATCCACCGCGGACCCAGGGCTATAGGACCAGTGGCCCCAAGATCACAGAACTAAAGGCCCCAGTCAGGGCACAGACCACACAGGAGGGCAAGTTGCATGGACAGGGACTCATGGTGCCCACAGTGGACTTGAACTCCTCAGTGGAAACACAGCCTGTGACCTCCTTCCTGAGCTTGTCTCAGGTGTCCAGGCCACAGCTGCCTGGAGAGGGTGAAGAAGGGGAGGATGATGGGGCCCCTGGTGATGAGGCCACATCAGAAGatagtgaggaagaggaggagcaggccGCTGGGCGGCCGCTGGGCCGCTGGCGGGAGGACGCCATTGACTGGCAGCGCACATTCAGCGTGGGTGCCATGGACTTTGAGCTGCTGCGCTCTGACTGGAATGACCTGCGATGCAACGTATCTGGGAACCTGCAGCTTCCTGAGGCTGAGGCggtggatgtggtggctcagtACATGGAGCGACTTAATGCACGCCATGGCGG GCGCTTCTCGCTTCTGCGCATCGTGAACGTGGAGAAGCGCCGCGACTCTGCACGTGGAAGCCGCTTCCTCCTGGAGTTGGAATTGCAAGAGCGCGGAGGCGGCCGCCAGCGCCTGTCAGAATATGTCTTCCTGCGATTGCCTGGAGCGCGCATCGGGGACGAGGATGCAGAGAGTCCTGagccccctcctgccccctccatccGCTCAGACAGTCGCCCAGAGCTCTGCCGGCCCTTGCATCTGGCCTGGCGTCAGGACGTCATGGTTCACTTTATTGTGCCAG TGAAGAATCAGGCTCGCTGGGTAGTGCAGTTCCTGGCAGATATGACAGCGCTGCATGTGCATACGGGAGACTCGCACTTCAACATCATCTTAGTGGACTTTGAGAGCGAGGACATGGATGTGGAAAGGGCCTTGCGTGCGGCTCAGCTACCTCG gtaCCAGTACCTGAGACGAACTGGAAACTTCGAACGCTCTGCAGGCCTGCAAACCGGAGTGGATGCAGTAGAG GACCCCAGCAGCATCGTTTTCCTCTGTGACCTGCACATCCACTTCCCACCTAACATCCTGGACAGCATCCGCAAGCACTGTGTGGAGGGCAAGCTGGCCTTCGCCCCTGTGGTCATGCGTCTGGGCTGTGGGAGTTCACcgtggaacccacatg GTTACTGGGAAGTGAATGGATTTGGCCTGTTTGGGATCTATAAGTCAGACTTCGACAGAGTAGGAGGCATGAACACTGAGGAGTTCCGTGACCGGTGGGGAGGCGAGGACTGGGAACTTCTGGACAG GGTCctgcaggcagggctggaggtggAGAGGCTTCGGCTGCGGCACTTTTACCACCACTACCACTCGAAGCGGGGCATGTGGGCCACGCGCAGCCGCAAAGGTGCCCGCACACAGCGATCCTGA
- the B4galnt4 gene encoding N-acetyl-beta-glucosaminyl-glycoprotein 4-beta-N-acetylgalactosaminyltransferase 1 isoform X1: MPWFPVKKVRKQMKLLLLLLLLTCAAWLTYVHRSLVRPGRALRQRLGYGRDSEKLTGVTDSRGVRVVSSTQRAEDSSESHEEEQVPEGRVPNMLFPGGARKPPPLNLTHQTPPWREEFKGQVNLHVFEDWCGGAVGHLRRNLHFPLFPHTRTTVTKLAVSPKWKNYGLRIFGFIHPARDGDIQFSVASDDNSEFWLSLDESPAAAQLVAFVGKTGSEWTAPGEFTKFSSQVSKPRRLMASRRYYFELLHKQDDKGSDHVEVGWRAFLPGLKFEIIGSAHISLYTDESSLKMDHVTHVPQSPASYVGGYPAHEEPSADMLRPDPRDTFFLTPRMEPLSLENVLEPCAYAPTYVLKDFPIARYQGLQFVYLSFIYPNDHTRLTHMETENKCFYRESPLYLERFGFYKYMKMDKEEDEEEEEVQRRAFLFLNPDDFLDDEDEQELLDSLEPSDASLRQSHGTPTPAASTGTTATPTPPTTSPLDEQTPRHSRALNWAPRPLPLFLGRAPPPRTVEKSPSKVYVTRVRPGQRASPKALRDSPWPPFPGVFLRPKPLPRVQLRMPPHPPRTQGYRTSGPKITELKAPVRAQTTQEGKLHGQGLMVPTVDLNSSVETQPVTSFLSLSQVSRPQLPGEGEEGEDDGAPGDEATSEDSEEEEEQAAGRPLGRWREDAIDWQRTFSVGAMDFELLRSDWNDLRCNVSGNLQLPEAEAVDVVAQYMERLNARHGGRFSLLRIVNVEKRRDSARGSRFLLELELQERGGGRQRLSEYVFLRLPGARIGDEDAESPEPPPAPSIRSDSRPELCRPLHLAWRQDVMVHFIVPVKNQARWVVQFLADMTALHVHTGDSHFNIILVDFESEDMDVERALRAAQLPRYQYLRRTGNFERSAGLQTGVDAVEDPSSIVFLCDLHIHFPPNILDSIRKHCVEGKLAFAPVVMRLGCGSSPWNPHGYWEVNGFGLFGIYKSDFDRVGGMNTEEFRDRWGGEDWELLDRVLQAGLEVERLRLRHFYHHYHSKRGMWATRSRKGARTQRS, encoded by the exons ATGCCGTGGTTCCCGGTGAAGAAGGTCCGCAAGCAgatgaagctgctgctgctgttgctgctgctcacCTGCGCCGCGTGGCTCACGTACGTGCACCGGAGCCTGGTGCGCCCGGGCCGCGCGCTGCGCCAGCGGCTGGGCTACGGGCGAG ATAGTGAGAAGCTGACTGGTGTGACAGACAGCAGGGGTGTCCGAGTGGTATCGTCCACGCAGAGGGCAGAGGACTCCAGTGAAAGTCATGAAGAGGAGCAGGTG CCTGAGGGGCGGGTCCCCAACATGCTGTTTCCTGGAGGAGCTAGGAAGCCACCACCACTGAACCTCACTCACCAGACACCTCCATGGCGGGAAGAG TTCAAGGGACAGGTGAACCTGCACGTATTTGAGGACTGGTGTGGGGGTGCTGTGGGCCACCTGAGAAGGAACCTGCACTTCCCGCTCTTTCCTCAT ACTCGCACCACTGTGACAAAGTTAGCCGTGTCCCCTAAGTGGAAGAACTATGGACTCCGGATTTTTGGCTTCATCCACCCAGCCAGAGATG GAGACATCCAGTTCTCTGTGGCTTCGGATGACAACTCTGAGTTCTGGCTGAGCTTGGACGAGAGCCCAGCAGCTGCCCAGCTTGTAGCCTTTGTGGGCAAG ACTGGCTCTGAGTGGACAGCACCTGGAGAATtcaccaagttcagttcccaggtgTCTAAGCCGCGGCG GCTCATGGCCTCCCGGAGATACTACTTCGAACTGCTTCACAAGCAAGACGACAAGGGCTCAGACCATGTGGAAGTGGGT TGGCGAGCTTTCCTGCCTGGTCTGAAGTTCGAGATCATTGGCTCTGCTCACATTTCCCTGTACACAG ATGAGTCATCTCTGAAGATGGACCATGTGACCcatgtgcctcagtctcccgccAGCTATGTTGGGGGATACCCAGCACACGAGGAACCCAGTGCCGACATGCTGCGGCCAGATCCCAGGGACACCTTCTTCCTCA CCCCTCGGATGGAACCCCTGAGCCTGGAGAATGTCCTGGAGCCCTGTGCCTATGCGCCTACCTATGTCCTCAAGGATTTTCCCATAGCCAGATACCAAGGACTACAGTTT GTGTACCTGTCCTTCATCTATCCCAATGACCACACCCGTCTCACTCACATGGAGACCGAGAACAAATGCTTCTACCGTGAATCCCCACTATACCTGGAAAG GTTTGGGTTCTATAAATACATGAAGATGGACAAGGAggaagacgaggaggaggaggaagttcaGCGtagagccttcctcttcctcaaccCAGATG ACTTCCTGGATGATGAGGATGAGCAGGAACTGTTAGACAGTCTGGAGCCCTCGGATGCATCCCTCCGGCAGAGCCACgggacccccaccccagcagcctcCACTGGGACTACAGCCACCCCTACCCCACCTACAACcagtcctctggatgagcagacCCCCAGACACTCCCGGGCACTGAATTGGGCCCCACGTCCCCTGCCCCTCTTCTTGGGGAGAGCTCCACCTCCCCGAACTGTGGAGAAGTCTCCCTCAAAGGTGTATGTGACCAGGGTGCGACCTGGGCAGCGGGCTTCCCCAAAGGCACTGAGAGACTCACCCTGGCCGCCCTTCCCTGGCGTCTTCCTACGTCCCAAACCTCTGCCCAGAGTGCAGCTGCGGATGCCCCCACATCCACCGCGGACCCAGGGCTATAGGACCAGTGGCCCCAAGATCACAGAACTAAAGGCCCCAGTCAGGGCACAGACCACACAGGAGGGCAAGTTGCATGGACAGGGACTCATGGTGCCCACAGTGGACTTGAACTCCTCAGTGGAAACACAGCCTGTGACCTCCTTCCTGAGCTTGTCTCAGGTGTCCAGGCCACAGCTGCCTGGAGAGGGTGAAGAAGGGGAGGATGATGGGGCCCCTGGTGATGAGGCCACATCAGAAGatagtgaggaagaggaggagcaggccGCTGGGCGGCCGCTGGGCCGCTGGCGGGAGGACGCCATTGACTGGCAGCGCACATTCAGCGTGGGTGCCATGGACTTTGAGCTGCTGCGCTCTGACTGGAATGACCTGCGATGCAACGTATCTGGGAACCTGCAGCTTCCTGAGGCTGAGGCggtggatgtggtggctcagtACATGGAGCGACTTAATGCACGCCATGGCGG GCGCTTCTCGCTTCTGCGCATCGTGAACGTGGAGAAGCGCCGCGACTCTGCACGTGGAAGCCGCTTCCTCCTGGAGTTGGAATTGCAAGAGCGCGGAGGCGGCCGCCAGCGCCTGTCAGAATATGTCTTCCTGCGATTGCCTGGAGCGCGCATCGGGGACGAGGATGCAGAGAGTCCTGagccccctcctgccccctccatccGCTCAGACAGTCGCCCAGAGCTCTGCCGGCCCTTGCATCTGGCCTGGCGTCAGGACGTCATGGTTCACTTTATTGTGCCAG TGAAGAATCAGGCTCGCTGGGTAGTGCAGTTCCTGGCAGATATGACAGCGCTGCATGTGCATACGGGAGACTCGCACTTCAACATCATCTTAGTGGACTTTGAGAGCGAGGACATGGATGTGGAAAGGGCCTTGCGTGCGGCTCAGCTACCTCG gtaCCAGTACCTGAGACGAACTGGAAACTTCGAACGCTCTGCAGGCCTGCAAACCGGAGTGGATGCAGTAGAG GACCCCAGCAGCATCGTTTTCCTCTGTGACCTGCACATCCACTTCCCACCTAACATCCTGGACAGCATCCGCAAGCACTGTGTGGAGGGCAAGCTGGCCTTCGCCCCTGTGGTCATGCGTCTGGGCTGTGGGAGTTCACcgtggaacccacatg GTTACTGGGAAGTGAATGGATTTGGCCTGTTTGGGATCTATAAGTCAGACTTCGACAGAGTAGGAGGCATGAACACTGAGGAGTTCCGTGACCGGTGGGGAGGCGAGGACTGGGAACTTCTGGACAG GGTCctgcaggcagggctggaggtggAGAGGCTTCGGCTGCGGCACTTTTACCACCACTACCACTCGAAGCGGGGCATGTGGGCCACGCGCAGCCGCAAAGGTGCCCGCACACAGCGATCCTGA